In one Juglans regia cultivar Chandler chromosome 11, Walnut 2.0, whole genome shotgun sequence genomic region, the following are encoded:
- the LOC109000378 gene encoding phosphate transporter PHO1 homolog 3-like translates to MKFGKEFAAQMVPEWQEAYMDYGKLKTLLKDILRFKQRNRPPATPSAGLKRKLTLYRAFSGLTQRYSHHPTSPSSITRDDEHDIESQAILVNSVSRDGSQSYQTTFLMSSDEGGEYELVYFRRLDDEFNKVEKFYRSKVEEVMKEADMLNKQMDAFIAFRIKVENPQGWFDKSVEMTRLASDVAASAAALSASTPRGARTSRRIVMSMDVIEEVGSNSHGQSDDSSDHEKDEEETIDVLVNQKVQERPNNIRASRPAPLEVLNRVKINNTRETPRSTIKSILHYPIQTELNFSRENLRKVEEQLKRAIIEFYQKLRLLKSFSFLNTLAFSKIMKKYDKITSRDASKSYMKMVDNSFLGSSEEVTKLMERTEVAFIKHFSNSNRTKGMNILRPTAKRERHRTTFSMGFFAGCTAALILALILIIRTRNLMNNKGATEYMENMFPLYSLFGFIVLHMLMYAANIYFWRRYRVNYSFIFGFKQGTELGYQQVLLLSFGLAALALASVLLNLDMERDPKTNDYKALTELLPLSLVLLVVIILFFPFNILYRSSRFFFLTCLFHCICAPLYKVTLPDFFLADQFTSQVQALRSLEFYICYYGWGDYKHRQNTCKKSDVFNTFYFIVAVIPYLSRLLQCLRRLFEEKDAMQGYNGLKYFLTIVAVSMRTAYSLDKGLGWRTLAWIFSAIAAIVSTYWDLVLDWGLLQRKSKNRWLRDKLLIPHRSVYFGAMVLNVVLRFAWLQTVLGFKVSFLHRESLITIVACLEIIRRGIWNFFRLENEHLNNVGKYRAFKSVPLPFNYDDNEDKDE, encoded by the exons ATGAAGTTCGGAAAGGAATTCGCGGCACAGATGGTCCCTGAATGGCAAGAAGCATACATGGATTATGGGAAGCTCAAAACCTTGTTGAAAGACATCCTACGCTTCAAGCAAAGAAACCGGCCACCGGCCACCCCATCGGCCGGCCTAAAGCGAAAGCTCACACTTTACAGAGCTTTTAGCGGCCTTACACAAAGATACAGCCACCACCCCACAAGCCCATCATCCATTACTCGCGATGATGAACATGACATTGAAAGCCAAGCCATTCTCGTAAATTCAGTGAGCCGGGATGGCTCACAGAGTTATCAGACTACGTTTCTCATGTCCTCCGATGAAGGGGGAGAGTACGAGTTGGTTTACTTCAGGAGGCTCGACGATGAATTCAATAAAGTGGAGAAGTTTTACAGGTCTAAGGTGGAGGAGGTGATGAAGGAAGCGGATATGTTGAATAAGCAAATGGATGCTTTCATTGCTTTTCGAATAAAAGTGGAGAATCCTCAAGGATGGTTTGATAAATCAGTTGAGATGACTCGTCTTGCTTCAGATGTTGCAGCTTCTGCAGCTGCATTATCGGCTTCAACACCGAGAGGGGCCAGAACAAGTA GAAGAATTGTCATGTCAATGGATGTGATTGAAGAGGTGGGATCGAATAGCCATGGACAATCAGATGATTCGAGTGATCATGAAAAAGATGAGGAGGAGACCATTGACGTACTTGTTAATCAAAAGGTTCAAGAGAGGCCGAACAACATCAGGGCCAGTAGACCAGCTCCTCTGGAAGTACTTAATCGTGTGAAAATAAACAACACCCGGGAGACTCCTCGTTCCACCATTAAGAGCATTCTCCATTATCCTATTCAGACGGAGCTGAATTTCAGCAGGGAAAATCTTAGGAAAGTTGAAGAACAACTTAAGCGGGCTATTATTGAATTTTACCAGAAGCTCCGGCTTCTCAAAAGCTTCAG CTTCTTGAATACACTGGCATTTTCAAAGATCATGAAGAAATATGATAAG ATTACTTCAAGGGATGCATCAAAATCCTACATGAAGATGGTGGATAACTCCTTCCTCGGAAGCTCTGAAGAG GTTACCAAGCTTATGGAAAGGACTGAAGTTGCATTCATCAAGCATTTCTCCAACTCTAACCGCACTAAAGGCATGAACATCTTAAGACCCACGGCAAAGAGAGAAAGACATAGGACTACATTTTCCATGG GTTTTTTTGCTGGCTGCACGGCAGCTCTGATATTAgctcttattttaattatacgCACTCGTAATCTCATGAATAATAAAGGGGCGACCGAATATATGGAGAACATGTTTCCCCTGTACAG TTTGTTTGGCTTCATAGTTCTGCACATGTTAATGTATGCTGCCAACATATACTTCTGGAGGCGGTACCGAGTCAACTATTCCTTCATATTCGGCTTCAAGCAAGGAACCGAGTTGGGCTACCAACAAGTTCTCCTCCTCAGCTTTGGTCTTGCAGCACTAGCACTAGCTAGTGTTCTCTTAAACCTTGACATGGAAAGGGACCCAAAAACGAATGATTACAAAGCATTGACAGAACTTCTGCCTCTCAGCTTGGTTCTT CTTGTagttattatattattctttCCATTCAACATACTGTACCGTTCAAGTcgtttcttcttcctcacaTGTCTCTTTCACTGTATATGTGCTCCTTTGTACAAG GTCACGCTCCCAGATTTCTTCTTGGCGGATCAGTTTACTAGCCAAGTGCAAGCCTTGAGAAGTTTGGAGTTCTACATATGCTACTACGGTTGGGGAGACTACAAGCACAGACAAAACACTTGCAAAAAGAGTGACGTATTCAACACTTTCTACTTCATTGTTGCAGTGATTCCGTACTTGTCTCGACTCCTTCAG TGCCTCCGTCGCTTATTTGAAGAGAAAGATGCTATGCAAGGATACAACGGgctgaaatattttttgacaatTGTGGCTGTTAGCATGAGAACAGCTTACAGTCTCGACAAGGGATTGGGTTGGAGGACGCTAGCATGGATTTTCTCAGCCATTGCAGCAATTGTCAGTACATATTGGGACCTTGTCTTGGACTGGGGACTCCTGCAACGGAAATCTAAGAACCGATGGCTGAGAGACAAGCTTCTAATCCCTCACAGAAGTGTATATTTTGGAGCCATG gtGTTGAATGTTGTCCTCAGGTTTGCTTGGTTGCAAACTGTTTTGGGTTTCAAGGTGTCTTTCTTACATAGAGAATCTTTAATCACTATTGTAGCCTGCCTAGAAATCATTCGTCGTGGGATTTGGAATTTCTTCAG GTTGGAGAATGAGCATTTGAACAATGTTGGCAAGTACCGTGCATTCAAGTCTGTTCCCCTACCCTTCAACTATGATGACAATGAAGACAAGGATGAGTAG